A region from the Dermacentor andersoni chromosome 11, qqDerAnde1_hic_scaffold, whole genome shotgun sequence genome encodes:
- the LOC126539000 gene encoding phospholipid scramblase 3-like: MGHLRMECTILNPNFSVLDSEKNVVLMIKGPLCTSSICAQDVVFDILTMDGVTKIGAMTKVWSGLTSEYCTDAGQFAVTFPLDLDVKIKAVLLGAVFLIDFIYFESIRCERQPDLPVNLIN; encoded by the exons ATGGGCCACCTTCGTATGGAGTGCACCATCCTAAACCCGAACTTCTCGGTGCTGGACAGCGAGAAGAACGTTGTCCTGATGATCAAAGGACCGCTGTGCACATCGTCCATCTGTGCCCAGGACGTGGTCTTTGACATCCTAACTATGGACGGCGTCACAAAGATTGGCGCGATGACGAAGGTCTGGTCCGGATTGACCAGCGAGTACTGCACCGACGCCGGACAGTTCGCGGTCACCTTCCCCTTGGACTTGGATGTGAAGATTAAGGCCGTGCTGCTCGGCGCGGTTTTTCTAATC GATTTCATATACTTCGAGTCCATACGATGCGAGAGGCAACCGGATCTTCCTGTCAACCTTATAAATTAG
- the LOC126539001 gene encoding uncharacterized protein, translated as MASRQASKRAPRQESRPTSPPAKPAVPRPAPPPVPPSVPRPAPPLAPLPAPAPAAGPGRAQTRQPTVFAPTAGVPTAGPMAGPMAGPMAGPMAGPVAGPVAGPVAGPVGGPVAGPVAGPVARMPMAGKPVAGGRMKARRGPFIQMPTPGLAPPEVPQYRDCPAGLEYLAQVDHLLVHKQVALLESFLPWEMGNKYVVKNSMSQFVFVAAEHSDIVFRQYTPDRSFLMSLVDYRKVVVMRLFRPARCDCCLCFCCLQVDGEEQPRCQSSLRLENLD; from the exons ATGGCATCACGGCAGGCCTCAAAACGGGCACCACGGCAGGAATCGCGGCCGACGTCACCGCCAGCAAAACCGGCGGTACCACGGCCGGCACCACCGCCGGTACCACCGTCGGTTCCACGGCCGGCACCACCGCTGGCACCACTACCTGCTCCGGCACCGGCAGCAGGACCCGGAAGAGCGCAGACGCGGCAGCCCACGGTGTTCGCGCCGACAGCCGGAGTGCCTACGGCCGGACCCATGGCCGGACCCATGGCCGGACCCATGGCAGGACCAATGGCCGGACCCGTGGCCGGACCCGTGGCCGGACCCGTGGCCGGACCCGTGGGCGGACCTGTGGCCGGACCTGTGGCCGGACCTGTGGCCCGAATGCCTATGGCGGGAAAGCCGGTCGCTGGCGGTCGGATGAAGGCGCGTCGCGGACCCTTCATTCAAATGCCGACGCCGGGATTGGCGCCGCCGGAAGTGCCGCAGTACCGGGACTGCCCCGCGGGTCTGGAATACCTGGCCCAGGTCGACCATCTGCTTGTCCACAAGCAGGTGGCCTTGCTGGAAA GTTTCCTGCCGTGGGAGATGGGGAACAAGTACGTCGTGAAGAACAGCATGAGCCAGTTCGTCTTCGTGGCGGCAGAGCACAGCGACATCGTCTTTCGCCAATACACCCCAGACCGGTCCTTCCTGATGTCGCTGGTCGACTACCGCAAAGTCGTAGTGATGCGGCTTTTCCGGCCAGCTCGCTGCGACTGCTGCCTCTGCTTTTGCTGCCTCCAG GTCGACGGTGAAGAACAGCCTCGTTGTCAGTCCTCGCTCAGACTAGAAAACCTGGACTGA